Proteins from a single region of Paramormyrops kingsleyae isolate MSU_618 chromosome 9, PKINGS_0.4, whole genome shotgun sequence:
- the shc1 gene encoding SHC-transforming protein 1 isoform X3: MEYVDMNRLGGASRRARVEGGQLGGDEWTRHGSFVNKPSRGWLHSDSVVSTTGVSYTVRYMGCVEVLQSMRALDFNTRTQVTREAVAVVCEAVPGAKGAQRRRKPAARCLSSILGKSNLQFAGMTISLTVSTSSLNLMAMDCKQIIANHHMQSISFASGGDPDTAEYVAYVAKDPVNQRACHILECSEGLAQEVISTIGQAFELRFKQYLKNPPKLVTPHDRMAPFDGSAWEEEDDECQPPPEVPYYNNFPGKQPPPGGLVDMRSRAGHTPGATLPYGQAGQNDVHKQPLPPLPAGVKEGGRDLFDDPSYVNVDKPRPPTSAANGNAHRDAFDMKPFDDALGVSVGGAALPMAEQLQAEPWFHGSLSRRQAERLLTKDGDFLVRESGTTPGQYVLTGQQGGQPKHLLLVDPEGVVRTKDHRFESVSHLISYHMDNRLPILSAGSEVCLLQPVERRS, encoded by the exons ATGGAGTACGTG GACATGAACCGGCTGGGCGGGGCCTCGCGACGGGCCCGGGTGGAGGGGGGACAGCTCGGCGGAGATGAGTGGACACGGCACGGGTCTTTCGTCAACAAGCCATCCCGAGGCTGGCTCCATTCGGACAGCGTGGTCAGCACCACGGGGGTCTCGTACACTGTCCGG TATATGGGATGCGTGGAGGTCCTGCAGTCCATGAGAGCTTTGGACTTCAATACTAGAACTCAGGTCACAAG GGAGGCAGTCGCCGTGGTGTGCGAGGCAGTGCCCGGAGCCAAAGGGGCTCAACGGAGAAGGAAG CCCGCGGCGAGGTGCCTGTCCTCCATCCTGGGGAAGAGCAACCTGCAGTTTGCCGGCATGACAATCAGCCTCACCGTTTCCACCAGCAGCCTCAACCTGATGGCCATGGACTGCAAGCAG ATTATCGCCAACCATCACATGCAGTCCATCTCTTTCGCTTCTGGAGGAGACCCA GACACAGCAGAGTATGTAGCTTATGTAGCCAAAGACCCCGTCAACCAGAGAG CCTGTCACATCCTGGAGTGCTCCGAGGGCTTAGCTCAGGAAGtcatcagcactattggtcaAGCCTTTGAGCTGCGCTTCAAGCAGTACCTGAAGAACCCCCCGAAGCTTGTGACGCCCCACGACAG GATGGCTCCGTTCGATGGGTCGGCgtgggaggaggaggatgacgaGTGCCAGCCTCCCCCAGAGGTTCCCTATTACAACAACTTCCCTGGCAAACAGCCCCCTCCGGGCGGCCTGGTGGACATGCGGAGCCGGGCAGGCCACACTCCGGGGGCTACACTG CCATACGGTCAAGCAGGACAGAATGACGTGCACAAGCAGCCCCTGCCACCTCTCCCAG CGGGGGTAAAGGAGGGCGGCCGTGACCTGTTCGACGACCCGTCTTACGTTAATGTGgacaagccccgcccacccacctCTGCCGCTAACGGCAACGCCCACCGAGATGCGTTTGATATGA AGCCGTTTGACGACGCGCTGGGCGTCTCCGTGGGGGGGGCGGCGCTccccatggccgagcagctgcaggCCGAGCCCTGGTTCCATGGCAGCCTGAGCCGAAGGCAGGCTGAGCGGCTGCTGACGAAGGACGGCGACTTTCTGGTGCGGGAATCGGGAACCACGCCGGGACAGTACGTGCTGACAGGCCAGCAGGGCGGGCAGCCCAAGCACCTGCTGCTGGTGGACCCCGAGGGAGTG GTTCGCACCAAAGACCACCGTTTTGAGAGTGTAAGTCACCTAATCAGCTACCACATGGACAACCGCCTACCCATCCTGTCTGCAGGGAGCGAGGTCTGTCTGCTGCAGCCGGTGGAACGCAGGTCCTGA
- the shc1 gene encoding SHC-transforming protein 1 isoform X2: protein MELVPKTKYTHFRSESLSSTDDTNSNSSFSPPAPLTPLTPPGLPSSLSSTSLTPILPPASPRPAENSPTTLCSFFPRMGALRLGVSATLLPGLKAANRPPNSQALGQRPGEPMAELAPPVMAPSPPPRPTQDMNRLGGASRRARVEGGQLGGDEWTRHGSFVNKPSRGWLHSDSVVSTTGVSYTVRYMGCVEVLQSMRALDFNTRTQVTREAVAVVCEAVPGAKGAQRRRKPAARCLSSILGKSNLQFAGMTISLTVSTSSLNLMAMDCKQDTAEYVAYVAKDPVNQRACHILECSEGLAQEVISTIGQAFELRFKQYLKNPPKLVTPHDRMAPFDGSAWEEEDDECQPPPEVPYYNNFPGKQPPPGGLVDMRSRAGHTPGATLPYGQAGQNDVHKQPLPPLPAGVKEGGRDLFDDPSYVNVDKPRPPTSAANGNAHRDAFDMKPFDDALGVSVGGAALPMAEQLQAEPWFHGSLSRRQAERLLTKDGDFLVRESGTTPGQYVLTGQQGGQPKHLLLVDPEGVVRTKDHRFESVSHLISYHMDNRLPILSAGSEVCLLQPVERRS, encoded by the exons ATGGAGCTGGTCcccaaaacaaaatacactCATTTCCGCAGTGAATCTCTCAGCTCTACAGACGATACGAACTCAAACTCCTCTTTTTCACCTCCAGCTCCCTTGACCCCTCTCACTCCTCCTGGTCtgccctcctctctctcttccacATCCCTTACCCCCATCCTTCCTCCTGCCTCACCCCGTCCGGCCGAGAACAGCCCCACGACGCTCTGCTCTTTCTTCCCCCGCATGGGTGCCCTACGCCTGGGCGTGTCCGCTACTCTGCTCCCCGGCCTTAAGGCAGCGAACAGGCCTCCTAACTCCCAAGCCCTTGGGCAGCGCCCGGGGGAGCCCATGGCTGAGTTAGCGCCCCCAGTGATGgctccctctccccctccccgtCCCACGCAGGACATGAACCGGCTGGGCGGGGCCTCGCGACGGGCCCGGGTGGAGGGGGGACAGCTCGGCGGAGATGAGTGGACACGGCACGGGTCTTTCGTCAACAAGCCATCCCGAGGCTGGCTCCATTCGGACAGCGTGGTCAGCACCACGGGGGTCTCGTACACTGTCCGG TATATGGGATGCGTGGAGGTCCTGCAGTCCATGAGAGCTTTGGACTTCAATACTAGAACTCAGGTCACAAG GGAGGCAGTCGCCGTGGTGTGCGAGGCAGTGCCCGGAGCCAAAGGGGCTCAACGGAGAAGGAAG CCCGCGGCGAGGTGCCTGTCCTCCATCCTGGGGAAGAGCAACCTGCAGTTTGCCGGCATGACAATCAGCCTCACCGTTTCCACCAGCAGCCTCAACCTGATGGCCATGGACTGCAAGCAG GACACAGCAGAGTATGTAGCTTATGTAGCCAAAGACCCCGTCAACCAGAGAG CCTGTCACATCCTGGAGTGCTCCGAGGGCTTAGCTCAGGAAGtcatcagcactattggtcaAGCCTTTGAGCTGCGCTTCAAGCAGTACCTGAAGAACCCCCCGAAGCTTGTGACGCCCCACGACAG GATGGCTCCGTTCGATGGGTCGGCgtgggaggaggaggatgacgaGTGCCAGCCTCCCCCAGAGGTTCCCTATTACAACAACTTCCCTGGCAAACAGCCCCCTCCGGGCGGCCTGGTGGACATGCGGAGCCGGGCAGGCCACACTCCGGGGGCTACACTG CCATACGGTCAAGCAGGACAGAATGACGTGCACAAGCAGCCCCTGCCACCTCTCCCAG CGGGGGTAAAGGAGGGCGGCCGTGACCTGTTCGACGACCCGTCTTACGTTAATGTGgacaagccccgcccacccacctCTGCCGCTAACGGCAACGCCCACCGAGATGCGTTTGATATGA AGCCGTTTGACGACGCGCTGGGCGTCTCCGTGGGGGGGGCGGCGCTccccatggccgagcagctgcaggCCGAGCCCTGGTTCCATGGCAGCCTGAGCCGAAGGCAGGCTGAGCGGCTGCTGACGAAGGACGGCGACTTTCTGGTGCGGGAATCGGGAACCACGCCGGGACAGTACGTGCTGACAGGCCAGCAGGGCGGGCAGCCCAAGCACCTGCTGCTGGTGGACCCCGAGGGAGTG GTTCGCACCAAAGACCACCGTTTTGAGAGTGTAAGTCACCTAATCAGCTACCACATGGACAACCGCCTACCCATCCTGTCTGCAGGGAGCGAGGTCTGTCTGCTGCAGCCGGTGGAACGCAGGTCCTGA
- the shc1 gene encoding SHC-transforming protein 1 isoform X1: protein MELVPKTKYTHFRSESLSSTDDTNSNSSFSPPAPLTPLTPPGLPSSLSSTSLTPILPPASPRPAENSPTTLCSFFPRMGALRLGVSATLLPGLKAANRPPNSQALGQRPGEPMAELAPPVMAPSPPPRPTQDMNRLGGASRRARVEGGQLGGDEWTRHGSFVNKPSRGWLHSDSVVSTTGVSYTVRYMGCVEVLQSMRALDFNTRTQVTREAVAVVCEAVPGAKGAQRRRKPAARCLSSILGKSNLQFAGMTISLTVSTSSLNLMAMDCKQIIANHHMQSISFASGGDPDTAEYVAYVAKDPVNQRACHILECSEGLAQEVISTIGQAFELRFKQYLKNPPKLVTPHDRMAPFDGSAWEEEDDECQPPPEVPYYNNFPGKQPPPGGLVDMRSRAGHTPGATLPYGQAGQNDVHKQPLPPLPAGVKEGGRDLFDDPSYVNVDKPRPPTSAANGNAHRDAFDMKPFDDALGVSVGGAALPMAEQLQAEPWFHGSLSRRQAERLLTKDGDFLVRESGTTPGQYVLTGQQGGQPKHLLLVDPEGVVRTKDHRFESVSHLISYHMDNRLPILSAGSEVCLLQPVERRS, encoded by the exons ATGGAGCTGGTCcccaaaacaaaatacactCATTTCCGCAGTGAATCTCTCAGCTCTACAGACGATACGAACTCAAACTCCTCTTTTTCACCTCCAGCTCCCTTGACCCCTCTCACTCCTCCTGGTCtgccctcctctctctcttccacATCCCTTACCCCCATCCTTCCTCCTGCCTCACCCCGTCCGGCCGAGAACAGCCCCACGACGCTCTGCTCTTTCTTCCCCCGCATGGGTGCCCTACGCCTGGGCGTGTCCGCTACTCTGCTCCCCGGCCTTAAGGCAGCGAACAGGCCTCCTAACTCCCAAGCCCTTGGGCAGCGCCCGGGGGAGCCCATGGCTGAGTTAGCGCCCCCAGTGATGgctccctctccccctccccgtCCCACGCAGGACATGAACCGGCTGGGCGGGGCCTCGCGACGGGCCCGGGTGGAGGGGGGACAGCTCGGCGGAGATGAGTGGACACGGCACGGGTCTTTCGTCAACAAGCCATCCCGAGGCTGGCTCCATTCGGACAGCGTGGTCAGCACCACGGGGGTCTCGTACACTGTCCGG TATATGGGATGCGTGGAGGTCCTGCAGTCCATGAGAGCTTTGGACTTCAATACTAGAACTCAGGTCACAAG GGAGGCAGTCGCCGTGGTGTGCGAGGCAGTGCCCGGAGCCAAAGGGGCTCAACGGAGAAGGAAG CCCGCGGCGAGGTGCCTGTCCTCCATCCTGGGGAAGAGCAACCTGCAGTTTGCCGGCATGACAATCAGCCTCACCGTTTCCACCAGCAGCCTCAACCTGATGGCCATGGACTGCAAGCAG ATTATCGCCAACCATCACATGCAGTCCATCTCTTTCGCTTCTGGAGGAGACCCA GACACAGCAGAGTATGTAGCTTATGTAGCCAAAGACCCCGTCAACCAGAGAG CCTGTCACATCCTGGAGTGCTCCGAGGGCTTAGCTCAGGAAGtcatcagcactattggtcaAGCCTTTGAGCTGCGCTTCAAGCAGTACCTGAAGAACCCCCCGAAGCTTGTGACGCCCCACGACAG GATGGCTCCGTTCGATGGGTCGGCgtgggaggaggaggatgacgaGTGCCAGCCTCCCCCAGAGGTTCCCTATTACAACAACTTCCCTGGCAAACAGCCCCCTCCGGGCGGCCTGGTGGACATGCGGAGCCGGGCAGGCCACACTCCGGGGGCTACACTG CCATACGGTCAAGCAGGACAGAATGACGTGCACAAGCAGCCCCTGCCACCTCTCCCAG CGGGGGTAAAGGAGGGCGGCCGTGACCTGTTCGACGACCCGTCTTACGTTAATGTGgacaagccccgcccacccacctCTGCCGCTAACGGCAACGCCCACCGAGATGCGTTTGATATGA AGCCGTTTGACGACGCGCTGGGCGTCTCCGTGGGGGGGGCGGCGCTccccatggccgagcagctgcaggCCGAGCCCTGGTTCCATGGCAGCCTGAGCCGAAGGCAGGCTGAGCGGCTGCTGACGAAGGACGGCGACTTTCTGGTGCGGGAATCGGGAACCACGCCGGGACAGTACGTGCTGACAGGCCAGCAGGGCGGGCAGCCCAAGCACCTGCTGCTGGTGGACCCCGAGGGAGTG GTTCGCACCAAAGACCACCGTTTTGAGAGTGTAAGTCACCTAATCAGCTACCACATGGACAACCGCCTACCCATCCTGTCTGCAGGGAGCGAGGTCTGTCTGCTGCAGCCGGTGGAACGCAGGTCCTGA
- the shc1 gene encoding SHC-transforming protein 1 isoform X4, producing the protein MNRLGGASRRARVEGGQLGGDEWTRHGSFVNKPSRGWLHSDSVVSTTGVSYTVRYMGCVEVLQSMRALDFNTRTQVTREAVAVVCEAVPGAKGAQRRRKPAARCLSSILGKSNLQFAGMTISLTVSTSSLNLMAMDCKQIIANHHMQSISFASGGDPDTAEYVAYVAKDPVNQRACHILECSEGLAQEVISTIGQAFELRFKQYLKNPPKLVTPHDRMAPFDGSAWEEEDDECQPPPEVPYYNNFPGKQPPPGGLVDMRSRAGHTPGATLPYGQAGQNDVHKQPLPPLPAGVKEGGRDLFDDPSYVNVDKPRPPTSAANGNAHRDAFDMKPFDDALGVSVGGAALPMAEQLQAEPWFHGSLSRRQAERLLTKDGDFLVRESGTTPGQYVLTGQQGGQPKHLLLVDPEGVVRTKDHRFESVSHLISYHMDNRLPILSAGSEVCLLQPVERRS; encoded by the exons ATGAACCGGCTGGGCGGGGCCTCGCGACGGGCCCGGGTGGAGGGGGGACAGCTCGGCGGAGATGAGTGGACACGGCACGGGTCTTTCGTCAACAAGCCATCCCGAGGCTGGCTCCATTCGGACAGCGTGGTCAGCACCACGGGGGTCTCGTACACTGTCCGG TATATGGGATGCGTGGAGGTCCTGCAGTCCATGAGAGCTTTGGACTTCAATACTAGAACTCAGGTCACAAG GGAGGCAGTCGCCGTGGTGTGCGAGGCAGTGCCCGGAGCCAAAGGGGCTCAACGGAGAAGGAAG CCCGCGGCGAGGTGCCTGTCCTCCATCCTGGGGAAGAGCAACCTGCAGTTTGCCGGCATGACAATCAGCCTCACCGTTTCCACCAGCAGCCTCAACCTGATGGCCATGGACTGCAAGCAG ATTATCGCCAACCATCACATGCAGTCCATCTCTTTCGCTTCTGGAGGAGACCCA GACACAGCAGAGTATGTAGCTTATGTAGCCAAAGACCCCGTCAACCAGAGAG CCTGTCACATCCTGGAGTGCTCCGAGGGCTTAGCTCAGGAAGtcatcagcactattggtcaAGCCTTTGAGCTGCGCTTCAAGCAGTACCTGAAGAACCCCCCGAAGCTTGTGACGCCCCACGACAG GATGGCTCCGTTCGATGGGTCGGCgtgggaggaggaggatgacgaGTGCCAGCCTCCCCCAGAGGTTCCCTATTACAACAACTTCCCTGGCAAACAGCCCCCTCCGGGCGGCCTGGTGGACATGCGGAGCCGGGCAGGCCACACTCCGGGGGCTACACTG CCATACGGTCAAGCAGGACAGAATGACGTGCACAAGCAGCCCCTGCCACCTCTCCCAG CGGGGGTAAAGGAGGGCGGCCGTGACCTGTTCGACGACCCGTCTTACGTTAATGTGgacaagccccgcccacccacctCTGCCGCTAACGGCAACGCCCACCGAGATGCGTTTGATATGA AGCCGTTTGACGACGCGCTGGGCGTCTCCGTGGGGGGGGCGGCGCTccccatggccgagcagctgcaggCCGAGCCCTGGTTCCATGGCAGCCTGAGCCGAAGGCAGGCTGAGCGGCTGCTGACGAAGGACGGCGACTTTCTGGTGCGGGAATCGGGAACCACGCCGGGACAGTACGTGCTGACAGGCCAGCAGGGCGGGCAGCCCAAGCACCTGCTGCTGGTGGACCCCGAGGGAGTG GTTCGCACCAAAGACCACCGTTTTGAGAGTGTAAGTCACCTAATCAGCTACCACATGGACAACCGCCTACCCATCCTGTCTGCAGGGAGCGAGGTCTGTCTGCTGCAGCCGGTGGAACGCAGGTCCTGA